The Argopecten irradians isolate NY chromosome 6, Ai_NY, whole genome shotgun sequence genome has a window encoding:
- the LOC138325866 gene encoding uncharacterized protein isoform X4: MEKESKKRGRRSQVGPLDGHEGNTSFELDLASDKAPQHHSNSVDPTFKVLDTFRDHVRVASHKTHAISAIVDAKKSLSKWRSYATSKRVRERKRPNSFTRGVGAGDDENEDRHTGGIGLDDIEDKFVKNNDAVSSVFGINRSENKRMSTASNRSLIDYFAKLGRSKKPDEVIDLDFVETLLKSGAQINCTDKHGQSLLHEVARTWHVDVAKFLIEQKADVNLADKYGRTPLHVAAAVDYPAMVNLLIENDADINAKTKGENQTPVHFAAKNDACESLKALINKNASFDSDFDYKGRTPLHLAAELDRSESARLLLDKKARVGNSDLKGNKILSWMINKMPPVAYDALSQYHSTDRPNRKQYLYLHLLVQDREIDPNGDTQIPLQVAVNYKQYDLLMHLVFSRLINIMWSRFARWRAYLQFFINLVYILLWSVLGVMVEYNERHRYILPDHWWRIVLLVAAIAFTIYQVVEEINEYRQSVKRHKAWENRRMKDIEQDLQFCHPRWPEEELFLRAELKDLDKMSPKYFKDYWNVFDWVCYGFLFFVIITHLVDIIHHSEDLARLHISVMALTIIMLWVRLAKCARPFSLIGPFIVILSHMLNDLLRFAFLYLEFFLPYVCAFWMIFGGNRVAYADRHDPNANATITVAGFEDFNAVLFTMFRLTLVDEYQYDDLKLIDPVMTDILVGTWLALSAIICLNLFIALLSDTFQRVYDNAQANAIMQKAITCLNFWDGMSTKNRNRFLDYIAKECSPLQEYYDDDMTEEGEEDMKKVTIQIKEDLDEFREMFAVKFFSGSSEQSIEGPDKEGLVTTKILQDEVTNLQIGLQELKDSQKKMQHKMTQDMNVIKSLLLQMAGGTGGGTLTGMEGLLEIADDDTSPTSTLTESRRRSKSADKKKKKKRHHPDQSDKEAPIPPVSGERHVDVSYPDFSAGVVPQDPTTDC, translated from the exons GACCTAATTCCTTTACTAGAGGTG TCGGAGCAGGAGACGATGAGAATGAAGACCGTCACACCGGAGGGATCGGACTGGATGATATCGAGGAcaaatttgtcaaaaataaCGATGCTGTCTCTTCTGTATTTGGGATTAACAGAAGTGAAAACAAACGTATGTCGACAGCTAGTAATCGTTCCCTCATTGATTACTTTGCCAAGCTTGGCAGGTCCAAGAAACCTGATGAGGTGATCGATCTGGATTTTGTGGAAACTTTGCTGAAAAGCGGTGCCCAGATAAACTGTACAGACAAACATGGCCAATCTCTCCTACATGAG GTGGCAAGAACATGGCATGTTGATGTGGCAAAGTTTCTCATAGAACAAAAGGCCGACGTGAATTTGGCTGACAAATATGGTCGTACTCCTCTCCATGTGGCTGCGGCAGTTGACTATCCAGCAATGGTGAATTTACTCATAGAAAATGATG CGGATATCAACGCTAAAACTAAGGGAGAAAATCAGACCCCAGTACATTTCGCGGCTAAAAACGATGCATGTGAGTCCCTTAAGGCCTTGATCAACAAGAATGCATCGTTTGACAGTGATTTTGACTACAAAGGAAGGACTCCTCTCCATCTTGCAGCAGAACTCG ATCGTAGTGAGAGTGCCCGTCTGCTGCTGGACAAGAAAGCCAGGGTGGGCAACTCTGACCTGAAAGGAAACAAGATACTGTCCTGGATGATCAACAAGATGCCCCCTGTG GCGTATGACGCTTTGTCCCAGTACCACTCCACCGATCGGCCGAACAGGAAGCAGTACCTCTATCTCCACCTACTGGTACAAGACAGGG AAATTGACCCTAATGGTGACAcacagattcca CTACAAGTTGCTGTCAACTATAAGCAGTACGACCTGCTGATGCACTTAGTCTTCTCCAGGCTTATCAACATCATGTGGAGCAGGTTTGCGAG GTGGAGAGCTTACCTCCAGTTCTTCATCAATTTAGTCTACATTTTACTGTGGTCTGTGTTAGGAGTAATGGTGGAGTACAATGAACGTCATCGCTATATTCTGCCTGACCACTGGTGGAGAATTGTACTTCTG GTGGCAGCCATAGCCTTCACCATTTACCAGGTTGTAGAAGAAATCAACGAATACAGACAGTCAGTGAAAAGACACAAG GCCTGGGAAAACAGGCGCATGAAAGATATAGAGCAGGATTTACAGTTTTGTCATCCCCGCTGGCCAGAGGAAGAACTCTTCCTGAGAGCAGAGCTCAAAGATTTAGACAAAATGTctccaaaatattttaaagattacTG GAATGTATTTGACTGGGTTTGTTACGGTTTCCTGTTCTTCGTGATCATTACTCACCTGGTTGACATCATCCACCACTCCGAGGACCTCGCCAGACTACACATTAGTGTTATGGCTCTCACCATCATCATGTTGTGGGTCAGACTGGCCAAGTGTGCTCGGCCATTCTCACTTATTG GTCCATTTATTGTGATCCTGAGTCACATGTTGAATGATTTGTTGCGGTTCGCTTTCCTCTACCTGGAATTCTTCCTACCATATG TGTGTGCCTTTTGGATGATATTCGGAGGGAACCGTGTAGCGTATGCAGATCGTCATGATCCTAATGCTAATGCAACTATTACAGTAGCAGGCTTTGAGGACTTTAACGCTGTTCTCTTCACCATGTTCCGTCTCACTCTGGTCGACGAAtatcaatatgat gATTTGAAATTGATCGATCCCGTTATGACAGACATTTTGGTAGGGACATGGCTTGCCTTGTCTGCTATAATCTGTCTCAACCTGTTTATTGCTCTGCTGTCAGACACATTCCAGAG AGTGTATGATAATGCTCAGGCCAATGCCATCATGCAGAAGGCCATTACATGTCTGAACTTCTGGGACGGCATGTCGACCAAGAACAGAAATAGATTCCTGGATTATATAGCCAAGGAGTGTTCCCCTCTCCAGGAATATTACGATGATGACATGACAGAGGAGGGCGAGGAAGACATGAAGAAAGTCACCATTCAAATAAAGGAGGACTTAGATGAGTTCAGGGAAATGTTTGCTGTCAAGTTCTTCTCGGGGAGCTCTGAACAAAGCATTGAG GGACCTGATAAGGAGGGTCTGGTCACCACTAAAATACTACAGGACGAGGTGACCAACCTACAGATCGGGCTACAAGAACTGAAGGACTCACAGAAGAAAATGCAACATAAGATGACGCAGGATATGAACGTCATCAAGTCCTTACTCCTACAGATGGCTGGTGGGACTGGTGGTGGTACTCTTACGGGGATGGAAG gGCTATTGGAGATAGCAGATGATGACACATCTCCCACTTCAACATTAACAGAGAGCAG ACGACGATCAAAGTCAGCTGacaagaagaagaaaaagaaaagacaCCATCCTGACCAATCAGATAAGGAGGCTCCAA TCCCTCCCGTATCAGGTGAACGCCACGTTGACGTAAGCTACCCAGATTTCTCGGCGGGTGTTGTTCCCCAG gATCCTACCACAGATTGTTGA
- the LOC138325866 gene encoding uncharacterized protein isoform X1, translating into MEKESKKRGRRSQVGPLDGHEGNTSFELDLASDKAPQHHSNSVDPTFKVLDTFRDHVRVASHKTHAISAIVDAKKSLSKWRSYATSKRVRERKRPNSFTRGVGAGDDENEDRHTGGIGLDDIEDKFVKNNDAVSSVFGINRSENKRMSTASNRSLIDYFAKLGRSKKPDEVIDLDFVETLLKSGAQINCTDKHGQSLLHEVARTWHVDVAKFLIEQKADVNLADKYGRTPLHVAAAVDYPAMVNLLIENDADINAKTKGENQTPVHFAAKNDACESLKALINKNASFDSDFDYKGRTPLHLAAELDRSESARLLLDKKARVGNSDLKGNKILSWMINKMPPVAYDALSQYHSTDRPNRKQYLYLHLLVQDREIDPNGDTQIPLQVAVNYKQYDLLMHLVFSRLINIMWSRFARWRAYLQFFINLVYILLWSVLGVMVEYNERHRYILPDHWWRIVLLVAAIAFTIYQVVEEINEYRQSVKRHKAWENRRMKDIEQDLQFCHPRWPEEELFLRAELKDLDKMSPKYFKDYWNVFDWVCYGFLFFVIITHLVDIIHHSEDLARLHISVMALTIIMLWVRLAKCARPFSLIGPFIVILSHMLNDLLRFAFLYLEFFLPYVCAFWMIFGGNRVAYADRHDPNANATITVAGFEDFNAVLFTMFRLTLVDEYQYDDLKLIDPVMTDILVGTWLALSAIICLNLFIALLSDTFQRVYDNAQANAIMQKAITCLNFWDGMSTKNRNRFLDYIAKECSPLQEYYDDDMTEEGEEDMKKVTIQIKEDLDEFREMFAVKFFSGSSEQSIEGPDKEGLVTTKILQDEVTNLQIGLQELKDSQKKMQHKMTQDMNVIKSLLLQMAGGTGGGTLTGMEGLLEIADDDTSPTSTLTESRRRSKSADKKKKKKRHHPDQSDKEAPIPPVSGERHVDVSYPDFSAGVVPQVTATSSRFLQDPTTDC; encoded by the exons GACCTAATTCCTTTACTAGAGGTG TCGGAGCAGGAGACGATGAGAATGAAGACCGTCACACCGGAGGGATCGGACTGGATGATATCGAGGAcaaatttgtcaaaaataaCGATGCTGTCTCTTCTGTATTTGGGATTAACAGAAGTGAAAACAAACGTATGTCGACAGCTAGTAATCGTTCCCTCATTGATTACTTTGCCAAGCTTGGCAGGTCCAAGAAACCTGATGAGGTGATCGATCTGGATTTTGTGGAAACTTTGCTGAAAAGCGGTGCCCAGATAAACTGTACAGACAAACATGGCCAATCTCTCCTACATGAG GTGGCAAGAACATGGCATGTTGATGTGGCAAAGTTTCTCATAGAACAAAAGGCCGACGTGAATTTGGCTGACAAATATGGTCGTACTCCTCTCCATGTGGCTGCGGCAGTTGACTATCCAGCAATGGTGAATTTACTCATAGAAAATGATG CGGATATCAACGCTAAAACTAAGGGAGAAAATCAGACCCCAGTACATTTCGCGGCTAAAAACGATGCATGTGAGTCCCTTAAGGCCTTGATCAACAAGAATGCATCGTTTGACAGTGATTTTGACTACAAAGGAAGGACTCCTCTCCATCTTGCAGCAGAACTCG ATCGTAGTGAGAGTGCCCGTCTGCTGCTGGACAAGAAAGCCAGGGTGGGCAACTCTGACCTGAAAGGAAACAAGATACTGTCCTGGATGATCAACAAGATGCCCCCTGTG GCGTATGACGCTTTGTCCCAGTACCACTCCACCGATCGGCCGAACAGGAAGCAGTACCTCTATCTCCACCTACTGGTACAAGACAGGG AAATTGACCCTAATGGTGACAcacagattcca CTACAAGTTGCTGTCAACTATAAGCAGTACGACCTGCTGATGCACTTAGTCTTCTCCAGGCTTATCAACATCATGTGGAGCAGGTTTGCGAG GTGGAGAGCTTACCTCCAGTTCTTCATCAATTTAGTCTACATTTTACTGTGGTCTGTGTTAGGAGTAATGGTGGAGTACAATGAACGTCATCGCTATATTCTGCCTGACCACTGGTGGAGAATTGTACTTCTG GTGGCAGCCATAGCCTTCACCATTTACCAGGTTGTAGAAGAAATCAACGAATACAGACAGTCAGTGAAAAGACACAAG GCCTGGGAAAACAGGCGCATGAAAGATATAGAGCAGGATTTACAGTTTTGTCATCCCCGCTGGCCAGAGGAAGAACTCTTCCTGAGAGCAGAGCTCAAAGATTTAGACAAAATGTctccaaaatattttaaagattacTG GAATGTATTTGACTGGGTTTGTTACGGTTTCCTGTTCTTCGTGATCATTACTCACCTGGTTGACATCATCCACCACTCCGAGGACCTCGCCAGACTACACATTAGTGTTATGGCTCTCACCATCATCATGTTGTGGGTCAGACTGGCCAAGTGTGCTCGGCCATTCTCACTTATTG GTCCATTTATTGTGATCCTGAGTCACATGTTGAATGATTTGTTGCGGTTCGCTTTCCTCTACCTGGAATTCTTCCTACCATATG TGTGTGCCTTTTGGATGATATTCGGAGGGAACCGTGTAGCGTATGCAGATCGTCATGATCCTAATGCTAATGCAACTATTACAGTAGCAGGCTTTGAGGACTTTAACGCTGTTCTCTTCACCATGTTCCGTCTCACTCTGGTCGACGAAtatcaatatgat gATTTGAAATTGATCGATCCCGTTATGACAGACATTTTGGTAGGGACATGGCTTGCCTTGTCTGCTATAATCTGTCTCAACCTGTTTATTGCTCTGCTGTCAGACACATTCCAGAG AGTGTATGATAATGCTCAGGCCAATGCCATCATGCAGAAGGCCATTACATGTCTGAACTTCTGGGACGGCATGTCGACCAAGAACAGAAATAGATTCCTGGATTATATAGCCAAGGAGTGTTCCCCTCTCCAGGAATATTACGATGATGACATGACAGAGGAGGGCGAGGAAGACATGAAGAAAGTCACCATTCAAATAAAGGAGGACTTAGATGAGTTCAGGGAAATGTTTGCTGTCAAGTTCTTCTCGGGGAGCTCTGAACAAAGCATTGAG GGACCTGATAAGGAGGGTCTGGTCACCACTAAAATACTACAGGACGAGGTGACCAACCTACAGATCGGGCTACAAGAACTGAAGGACTCACAGAAGAAAATGCAACATAAGATGACGCAGGATATGAACGTCATCAAGTCCTTACTCCTACAGATGGCTGGTGGGACTGGTGGTGGTACTCTTACGGGGATGGAAG gGCTATTGGAGATAGCAGATGATGACACATCTCCCACTTCAACATTAACAGAGAGCAG ACGACGATCAAAGTCAGCTGacaagaagaagaaaaagaaaagacaCCATCCTGACCAATCAGATAAGGAGGCTCCAA TCCCTCCCGTATCAGGTGAACGCCACGTTGACGTAAGCTACCCAGATTTCTCGGCGGGTGTTGTTCCCCAGGTAACCGCTACTAGCAGCAGATTTTTACAG gATCCTACCACAGATTGTTGA
- the LOC138325866 gene encoding uncharacterized protein isoform X3: protein MEKESKKRGRRSQVGPLDGHEGNTSFELDLASDKAPQHHSNSVDPTFKVLDTFRDHVRVASHKTHAISAIVDAKKSLSKWRSYATSKRVRERKIGAGDDENEDRHTGGIGLDDIEDKFVKNNDAVSSVFGINRSENKRMSTASNRSLIDYFAKLGRSKKPDEVIDLDFVETLLKSGAQINCTDKHGQSLLHEVARTWHVDVAKFLIEQKADVNLADKYGRTPLHVAAAVDYPAMVNLLIENDADINAKTKGENQTPVHFAAKNDACESLKALINKNASFDSDFDYKGRTPLHLAAELDRSESARLLLDKKARVGNSDLKGNKILSWMINKMPPVAYDALSQYHSTDRPNRKQYLYLHLLVQDREIDPNGDTQIPLQVAVNYKQYDLLMHLVFSRLINIMWSRFARWRAYLQFFINLVYILLWSVLGVMVEYNERHRYILPDHWWRIVLLVAAIAFTIYQVVEEINEYRQSVKRHKAWENRRMKDIEQDLQFCHPRWPEEELFLRAELKDLDKMSPKYFKDYWNVFDWVCYGFLFFVIITHLVDIIHHSEDLARLHISVMALTIIMLWVRLAKCARPFSLIGPFIVILSHMLNDLLRFAFLYLEFFLPYVCAFWMIFGGNRVAYADRHDPNANATITVAGFEDFNAVLFTMFRLTLVDEYQYDDLKLIDPVMTDILVGTWLALSAIICLNLFIALLSDTFQRVYDNAQANAIMQKAITCLNFWDGMSTKNRNRFLDYIAKECSPLQEYYDDDMTEEGEEDMKKVTIQIKEDLDEFREMFAVKFFSGSSEQSIEGPDKEGLVTTKILQDEVTNLQIGLQELKDSQKKMQHKMTQDMNVIKSLLLQMAGGTGGGTLTGMEGLLEIADDDTSPTSTLTESRRRSKSADKKKKKKRHHPDQSDKEAPIPPVSGERHVDVSYPDFSAGVVPQVTATSSRFLQDPTTDC, encoded by the exons TCGGAGCAGGAGACGATGAGAATGAAGACCGTCACACCGGAGGGATCGGACTGGATGATATCGAGGAcaaatttgtcaaaaataaCGATGCTGTCTCTTCTGTATTTGGGATTAACAGAAGTGAAAACAAACGTATGTCGACAGCTAGTAATCGTTCCCTCATTGATTACTTTGCCAAGCTTGGCAGGTCCAAGAAACCTGATGAGGTGATCGATCTGGATTTTGTGGAAACTTTGCTGAAAAGCGGTGCCCAGATAAACTGTACAGACAAACATGGCCAATCTCTCCTACATGAG GTGGCAAGAACATGGCATGTTGATGTGGCAAAGTTTCTCATAGAACAAAAGGCCGACGTGAATTTGGCTGACAAATATGGTCGTACTCCTCTCCATGTGGCTGCGGCAGTTGACTATCCAGCAATGGTGAATTTACTCATAGAAAATGATG CGGATATCAACGCTAAAACTAAGGGAGAAAATCAGACCCCAGTACATTTCGCGGCTAAAAACGATGCATGTGAGTCCCTTAAGGCCTTGATCAACAAGAATGCATCGTTTGACAGTGATTTTGACTACAAAGGAAGGACTCCTCTCCATCTTGCAGCAGAACTCG ATCGTAGTGAGAGTGCCCGTCTGCTGCTGGACAAGAAAGCCAGGGTGGGCAACTCTGACCTGAAAGGAAACAAGATACTGTCCTGGATGATCAACAAGATGCCCCCTGTG GCGTATGACGCTTTGTCCCAGTACCACTCCACCGATCGGCCGAACAGGAAGCAGTACCTCTATCTCCACCTACTGGTACAAGACAGGG AAATTGACCCTAATGGTGACAcacagattcca CTACAAGTTGCTGTCAACTATAAGCAGTACGACCTGCTGATGCACTTAGTCTTCTCCAGGCTTATCAACATCATGTGGAGCAGGTTTGCGAG GTGGAGAGCTTACCTCCAGTTCTTCATCAATTTAGTCTACATTTTACTGTGGTCTGTGTTAGGAGTAATGGTGGAGTACAATGAACGTCATCGCTATATTCTGCCTGACCACTGGTGGAGAATTGTACTTCTG GTGGCAGCCATAGCCTTCACCATTTACCAGGTTGTAGAAGAAATCAACGAATACAGACAGTCAGTGAAAAGACACAAG GCCTGGGAAAACAGGCGCATGAAAGATATAGAGCAGGATTTACAGTTTTGTCATCCCCGCTGGCCAGAGGAAGAACTCTTCCTGAGAGCAGAGCTCAAAGATTTAGACAAAATGTctccaaaatattttaaagattacTG GAATGTATTTGACTGGGTTTGTTACGGTTTCCTGTTCTTCGTGATCATTACTCACCTGGTTGACATCATCCACCACTCCGAGGACCTCGCCAGACTACACATTAGTGTTATGGCTCTCACCATCATCATGTTGTGGGTCAGACTGGCCAAGTGTGCTCGGCCATTCTCACTTATTG GTCCATTTATTGTGATCCTGAGTCACATGTTGAATGATTTGTTGCGGTTCGCTTTCCTCTACCTGGAATTCTTCCTACCATATG TGTGTGCCTTTTGGATGATATTCGGAGGGAACCGTGTAGCGTATGCAGATCGTCATGATCCTAATGCTAATGCAACTATTACAGTAGCAGGCTTTGAGGACTTTAACGCTGTTCTCTTCACCATGTTCCGTCTCACTCTGGTCGACGAAtatcaatatgat gATTTGAAATTGATCGATCCCGTTATGACAGACATTTTGGTAGGGACATGGCTTGCCTTGTCTGCTATAATCTGTCTCAACCTGTTTATTGCTCTGCTGTCAGACACATTCCAGAG AGTGTATGATAATGCTCAGGCCAATGCCATCATGCAGAAGGCCATTACATGTCTGAACTTCTGGGACGGCATGTCGACCAAGAACAGAAATAGATTCCTGGATTATATAGCCAAGGAGTGTTCCCCTCTCCAGGAATATTACGATGATGACATGACAGAGGAGGGCGAGGAAGACATGAAGAAAGTCACCATTCAAATAAAGGAGGACTTAGATGAGTTCAGGGAAATGTTTGCTGTCAAGTTCTTCTCGGGGAGCTCTGAACAAAGCATTGAG GGACCTGATAAGGAGGGTCTGGTCACCACTAAAATACTACAGGACGAGGTGACCAACCTACAGATCGGGCTACAAGAACTGAAGGACTCACAGAAGAAAATGCAACATAAGATGACGCAGGATATGAACGTCATCAAGTCCTTACTCCTACAGATGGCTGGTGGGACTGGTGGTGGTACTCTTACGGGGATGGAAG gGCTATTGGAGATAGCAGATGATGACACATCTCCCACTTCAACATTAACAGAGAGCAG ACGACGATCAAAGTCAGCTGacaagaagaagaaaaagaaaagacaCCATCCTGACCAATCAGATAAGGAGGCTCCAA TCCCTCCCGTATCAGGTGAACGCCACGTTGACGTAAGCTACCCAGATTTCTCGGCGGGTGTTGTTCCCCAGGTAACCGCTACTAGCAGCAGATTTTTACAG gATCCTACCACAGATTGTTGA
- the LOC138325866 gene encoding uncharacterized protein isoform X2 yields MEKESKKRGRRSQVGPLDGHEGNTSFELDLASDKAPQHHSNSKVLDTFRDHVRVASHKTHAISAIVDAKKSLSKWRSYATSKRVRERKRPNSFTRGVGAGDDENEDRHTGGIGLDDIEDKFVKNNDAVSSVFGINRSENKRMSTASNRSLIDYFAKLGRSKKPDEVIDLDFVETLLKSGAQINCTDKHGQSLLHEVARTWHVDVAKFLIEQKADVNLADKYGRTPLHVAAAVDYPAMVNLLIENDADINAKTKGENQTPVHFAAKNDACESLKALINKNASFDSDFDYKGRTPLHLAAELDRSESARLLLDKKARVGNSDLKGNKILSWMINKMPPVAYDALSQYHSTDRPNRKQYLYLHLLVQDREIDPNGDTQIPLQVAVNYKQYDLLMHLVFSRLINIMWSRFARWRAYLQFFINLVYILLWSVLGVMVEYNERHRYILPDHWWRIVLLVAAIAFTIYQVVEEINEYRQSVKRHKAWENRRMKDIEQDLQFCHPRWPEEELFLRAELKDLDKMSPKYFKDYWNVFDWVCYGFLFFVIITHLVDIIHHSEDLARLHISVMALTIIMLWVRLAKCARPFSLIGPFIVILSHMLNDLLRFAFLYLEFFLPYVCAFWMIFGGNRVAYADRHDPNANATITVAGFEDFNAVLFTMFRLTLVDEYQYDDLKLIDPVMTDILVGTWLALSAIICLNLFIALLSDTFQRVYDNAQANAIMQKAITCLNFWDGMSTKNRNRFLDYIAKECSPLQEYYDDDMTEEGEEDMKKVTIQIKEDLDEFREMFAVKFFSGSSEQSIEGPDKEGLVTTKILQDEVTNLQIGLQELKDSQKKMQHKMTQDMNVIKSLLLQMAGGTGGGTLTGMEGLLEIADDDTSPTSTLTESRRRSKSADKKKKKKRHHPDQSDKEAPIPPVSGERHVDVSYPDFSAGVVPQVTATSSRFLQDPTTDC; encoded by the exons GACCTAATTCCTTTACTAGAGGTG TCGGAGCAGGAGACGATGAGAATGAAGACCGTCACACCGGAGGGATCGGACTGGATGATATCGAGGAcaaatttgtcaaaaataaCGATGCTGTCTCTTCTGTATTTGGGATTAACAGAAGTGAAAACAAACGTATGTCGACAGCTAGTAATCGTTCCCTCATTGATTACTTTGCCAAGCTTGGCAGGTCCAAGAAACCTGATGAGGTGATCGATCTGGATTTTGTGGAAACTTTGCTGAAAAGCGGTGCCCAGATAAACTGTACAGACAAACATGGCCAATCTCTCCTACATGAG GTGGCAAGAACATGGCATGTTGATGTGGCAAAGTTTCTCATAGAACAAAAGGCCGACGTGAATTTGGCTGACAAATATGGTCGTACTCCTCTCCATGTGGCTGCGGCAGTTGACTATCCAGCAATGGTGAATTTACTCATAGAAAATGATG CGGATATCAACGCTAAAACTAAGGGAGAAAATCAGACCCCAGTACATTTCGCGGCTAAAAACGATGCATGTGAGTCCCTTAAGGCCTTGATCAACAAGAATGCATCGTTTGACAGTGATTTTGACTACAAAGGAAGGACTCCTCTCCATCTTGCAGCAGAACTCG ATCGTAGTGAGAGTGCCCGTCTGCTGCTGGACAAGAAAGCCAGGGTGGGCAACTCTGACCTGAAAGGAAACAAGATACTGTCCTGGATGATCAACAAGATGCCCCCTGTG GCGTATGACGCTTTGTCCCAGTACCACTCCACCGATCGGCCGAACAGGAAGCAGTACCTCTATCTCCACCTACTGGTACAAGACAGGG AAATTGACCCTAATGGTGACAcacagattcca CTACAAGTTGCTGTCAACTATAAGCAGTACGACCTGCTGATGCACTTAGTCTTCTCCAGGCTTATCAACATCATGTGGAGCAGGTTTGCGAG GTGGAGAGCTTACCTCCAGTTCTTCATCAATTTAGTCTACATTTTACTGTGGTCTGTGTTAGGAGTAATGGTGGAGTACAATGAACGTCATCGCTATATTCTGCCTGACCACTGGTGGAGAATTGTACTTCTG GTGGCAGCCATAGCCTTCACCATTTACCAGGTTGTAGAAGAAATCAACGAATACAGACAGTCAGTGAAAAGACACAAG GCCTGGGAAAACAGGCGCATGAAAGATATAGAGCAGGATTTACAGTTTTGTCATCCCCGCTGGCCAGAGGAAGAACTCTTCCTGAGAGCAGAGCTCAAAGATTTAGACAAAATGTctccaaaatattttaaagattacTG GAATGTATTTGACTGGGTTTGTTACGGTTTCCTGTTCTTCGTGATCATTACTCACCTGGTTGACATCATCCACCACTCCGAGGACCTCGCCAGACTACACATTAGTGTTATGGCTCTCACCATCATCATGTTGTGGGTCAGACTGGCCAAGTGTGCTCGGCCATTCTCACTTATTG GTCCATTTATTGTGATCCTGAGTCACATGTTGAATGATTTGTTGCGGTTCGCTTTCCTCTACCTGGAATTCTTCCTACCATATG TGTGTGCCTTTTGGATGATATTCGGAGGGAACCGTGTAGCGTATGCAGATCGTCATGATCCTAATGCTAATGCAACTATTACAGTAGCAGGCTTTGAGGACTTTAACGCTGTTCTCTTCACCATGTTCCGTCTCACTCTGGTCGACGAAtatcaatatgat gATTTGAAATTGATCGATCCCGTTATGACAGACATTTTGGTAGGGACATGGCTTGCCTTGTCTGCTATAATCTGTCTCAACCTGTTTATTGCTCTGCTGTCAGACACATTCCAGAG AGTGTATGATAATGCTCAGGCCAATGCCATCATGCAGAAGGCCATTACATGTCTGAACTTCTGGGACGGCATGTCGACCAAGAACAGAAATAGATTCCTGGATTATATAGCCAAGGAGTGTTCCCCTCTCCAGGAATATTACGATGATGACATGACAGAGGAGGGCGAGGAAGACATGAAGAAAGTCACCATTCAAATAAAGGAGGACTTAGATGAGTTCAGGGAAATGTTTGCTGTCAAGTTCTTCTCGGGGAGCTCTGAACAAAGCATTGAG GGACCTGATAAGGAGGGTCTGGTCACCACTAAAATACTACAGGACGAGGTGACCAACCTACAGATCGGGCTACAAGAACTGAAGGACTCACAGAAGAAAATGCAACATAAGATGACGCAGGATATGAACGTCATCAAGTCCTTACTCCTACAGATGGCTGGTGGGACTGGTGGTGGTACTCTTACGGGGATGGAAG gGCTATTGGAGATAGCAGATGATGACACATCTCCCACTTCAACATTAACAGAGAGCAG ACGACGATCAAAGTCAGCTGacaagaagaagaaaaagaaaagacaCCATCCTGACCAATCAGATAAGGAGGCTCCAA TCCCTCCCGTATCAGGTGAACGCCACGTTGACGTAAGCTACCCAGATTTCTCGGCGGGTGTTGTTCCCCAGGTAACCGCTACTAGCAGCAGATTTTTACAG gATCCTACCACAGATTGTTGA